In Turicibacter sanguinis, a genomic segment contains:
- a CDS encoding flavodoxin family protein, protein MKFIIFNGSPAGANSHTNVIAEAFLRGAKRGGADTENIFLIDKKIGHCKGCFTCWFKTPGKCILQDDMEALLPKYKVADVVCFATPIYTWNMTAVLKNFVDRLIPLKSPLIVQQNENFDLVDTVQKTQQFVVISNSGFPGNNNFETMKAVFSPCHPVLEIYRNCGKLLKSKDIHIKPIVDEYLAAVELAGFEMATQRAITKETKLKLDMPLMTINDYLKYLGM, encoded by the coding sequence ATGAAATTTATTATCTTTAATGGTAGCCCTGCAGGAGCTAATAGTCACACGAATGTAATAGCAGAAGCTTTTTTACGTGGTGCTAAACGAGGCGGTGCAGATACTGAAAATATATTCCTCATTGACAAAAAAATCGGTCACTGTAAAGGTTGCTTTACCTGTTGGTTTAAAACTCCAGGAAAATGTATACTGCAAGATGATATGGAAGCATTACTTCCAAAATATAAGGTTGCTGATGTTGTCTGCTTTGCAACTCCAATTTATACTTGGAATATGACAGCTGTACTAAAAAACTTTGTCGACCGTCTTATCCCATTGAAAAGTCCATTAATCGTTCAGCAAAATGAAAATTTTGACCTTGTCGATACCGTACAAAAAACACAACAATTCGTTGTCATCTCAAATTCTGGTTTCCCTGGAAACAATAATTTTGAAACAATGAAAGCTGTTTTTTCTCCCTGTCATCCTGTTTTAGAAATTTACAGGAACTGTGGCAAACTGTTAAAAAGTAAAGATATCCACATTAAGCCAATCGTTGATGAATACTTGGCTGCTGTAGAACTAGCAGGATTTGAAATGGCAACACAAAGAGCTATAACGAAAGAGACGAAGTTAAAACTAGATATGCCTCTGATGACAATTAATGACTACCTTAAGTATCTTGGGATGTAA